CTTCATAAATTTTTTTTTGTTCTTCTGAGGTTTTTCCAAAAATTTTACTACCAAATCCGGTGTTAATCACCACTTTCTCAATCCTGGGAACAGCCATAGGGCTTTTATATCTGAATTTTTGAATCATCTGGGGAACGACCTCTTTTTTATATTTTTCTTTTAAGGAAAGCATATTTTAGAATTAGATTTCTTTTCCACATTTCTTACATATCCTTATTTTTGATTTCTTATTTTTGCCGCTCGATTTCATTGAGCGCCCGCTTCGCCTCGGCGAAGACGAGGCGAGAACCTCCCGCCCACTTAGGCGAGGCTCGCCCACTTTGTGGGCGGCACCTCTTTGAGGCGGGATTTTTGATATTACTTTATAACCTATCCTGGTTGCCTTTCCGCATTTTGAACAAATGAGTTTTACATTGGAAACAGGAATAGGGGCCGGCAGTTCTATAATTTGACCTTTTTCCTCTGTCCTTCTTGGTTTAATATGTTTTTTTCTTAAATTAACTCCTTCAACTAAAAGTTTTTGCTCTTCGGGAAAAGCCTTTAAAAC
This region of Patescibacteria group bacterium genomic DNA includes:
- the rplX gene encoding 50S ribosomal protein L24, producing MKIKKDDQVLVISGKDRGKKGKVLKAFPEEQKLLVEGVNLRKKHIKPRRTEEKGQIIELPAPIPVSNVKLICSKCGKATRIGYKVISKIPPQRGAAHKVGEPRLSGREVLASSSPRRSGRSMKSSGKNKKSKIRICKKCGKEI